The Pseudomonas sp. G2-4 genome window below encodes:
- a CDS encoding ATP-dependent zinc protease, with product MGVAGLRAKIDTGASTSSLHATDIEPFERDGEKWVRFTAHLGTVVQLRHRRCEAPLVARKTIKSSNGHAQVRYVISTTLALGDRIWRVEFTLACRKSMRYRLLLGSKALIDGQLVVNPGIKYVQDKPAYPVSTTSATGVA from the coding sequence CTGGGAGTCGCGGGCCTGCGGGCAAAAATCGACACCGGTGCCAGCACGTCCAGCCTGCACGCCACCGACATCGAGCCGTTCGAGCGCGACGGTGAAAAGTGGGTGCGTTTCACCGCGCACCTGGGCACGGTGGTGCAGTTGCGTCATCGCCGCTGCGAAGCCCCGCTGGTGGCGCGCAAGACGATAAAAAGCTCCAACGGCCACGCTCAGGTCCGCTACGTGATCAGCACCACGCTGGCACTGGGTGACCGGATCTGGCGGGTCGAATTCACGCTGGCCTGCCGCAAATCCATGCGCTATCGCCTCTTATTGGGTTCCAAAGCCTTGATCGACGGCCAGTTGGTGGTCAATCCGGGTATCAAATACGTTCAAGACAAACCGGCGTACCCGGTGTCCACTACCTCTGCCACAGGTGTTG
- a CDS encoding S4 domain-containing protein, whose translation MAQKQEEDDKVRLDKWLWAARFYKTRALAKAAIESGKVHHRGERCKPGKEPRIGDEFVIRTGFDEKTVVVEALSIVRRGAPEAQALYRETEASIAKREATAAQRKAGALSVSTDGKPSKKQRRDLFKFHGSNSE comes from the coding sequence GTGGCACAAAAACAGGAAGAAGACGACAAGGTCCGTCTCGATAAATGGTTGTGGGCGGCGCGATTCTATAAGACGCGGGCCCTGGCCAAGGCCGCCATCGAAAGTGGCAAGGTCCATCATCGGGGCGAGCGCTGCAAGCCGGGCAAGGAACCCCGCATTGGCGACGAATTTGTCATCCGGACCGGGTTCGATGAGAAAACCGTGGTGGTAGAAGCGCTGTCGATCGTGCGGCGCGGAGCCCCTGAAGCGCAGGCCCTGTATCGCGAAACCGAAGCCAGCATCGCCAAGCGCGAAGCCACCGCCGCGCAACGCAAGGCGGGTGCCCTGAGTGTCAGCACCGACGGCAAGCCAAGCAAGAAGCAGCGCCGGGATCTGTTCAAGTTTCATGGCAGCAATAGCGAGTAA